In Oscillatoria acuminata PCC 6304, a single window of DNA contains:
- a CDS encoding RNA polymerase sigma factor, with protein sequence MVQSTTADIQILTEEEQLLKRLAAGEDQAFWSLFQQHRDHLFRCCLKWMNGNSTEAEDLLSQAMLKAWKKAHKYAEKIENFKSWITKLIRNYWLDLKRIRGLNTVEYIECYGHQEELKWVSVQDSPASALENDEQKSVIRSAINQLPIRVRETFILHFYQEFSHQEIAQKLEISYPNVCKRISQARAILREELRGYFIEEENLLIKSVVTPVETELVTEEISQKNVEEVDTLVDQRLTSSVGVTIAETVVSEEAIEVEQFQPPSESVAIAATSHRTLSIIKTADSCVKSPLSESLLASILAWVQLPEKPKNWGRFWLPVRWIRERYQVRQWVEKWMVKTESPPGTGVASCQPRIKSLSPKNMRGNFSLSLTSLKGANFLDNINSDPRLYGISLRLKKEDKPPDFCLCFL encoded by the coding sequence GTGGTGCAATCTACTACTGCCGACATCCAGATCCTAACCGAAGAAGAACAACTTTTAAAACGCCTTGCCGCAGGGGAAGATCAAGCCTTTTGGTCCCTCTTCCAACAGCATCGAGACCACCTATTTCGATGCTGTCTCAAGTGGATGAACGGCAACTCAACCGAGGCTGAAGATCTACTGAGTCAGGCGATGCTCAAAGCCTGGAAAAAGGCTCATAAATATGCGGAGAAAATCGAAAACTTCAAATCTTGGATCACCAAGCTAATTCGTAATTATTGGCTCGATCTCAAGCGGATCCGAGGCTTGAATACCGTTGAATATATAGAATGTTACGGGCATCAAGAGGAATTAAAATGGGTTTCTGTTCAAGACTCCCCCGCAAGCGCCTTGGAGAATGACGAGCAAAAAAGTGTCATTCGGAGCGCGATTAATCAGTTACCCATTCGGGTACGCGAGACATTTATCTTGCATTTTTATCAAGAGTTCTCTCATCAAGAGATAGCCCAAAAGCTAGAGATTTCTTACCCGAATGTTTGCAAGCGAATCTCTCAAGCACGGGCAATTCTGCGAGAGGAGTTGAGGGGATATTTTATTGAGGAAGAAAACCTTTTAATAAAATCTGTTGTGACCCCGGTAGAAACAGAGTTGGTAACAGAGGAAATATCTCAGAAAAATGTAGAAGAAGTTGACACTCTTGTAGATCAGAGGCTGACATCATCCGTGGGGGTGACGATCGCCGAGACTGTTGTGAGCGAGGAAGCCATTGAAGTAGAGCAATTCCAGCCACCTTCCGAGTCAGTGGCGATCGCCGCGACTTCTCACCGCACCTTATCCATCATAAAAACGGCTGATTCCTGCGTTAAATCCCCGTTGTCTGAATCCCTCCTTGCATCGATTTTGGCCTGGGTTCAATTGCCGGAAAAACCCAAAAATTGGGGCCGTTTTTGGCTGCCGGTGCGGTGGATACGAGAACGGTATCAGGTGAGGCAATGGGTGGAAAAATGGATGGTAAAAACTGAATCTCCTCCTGGAACGGGTGTTGCCTCTTGTCAACCCAGGATCAAGAGCCTATCACCGAAGAACATGAGGGGAAACTTTTCACTAAGTCTAACCTCTTTAAAGGGTGCTAATTTTCTAGATAATATTAACTCTGATCCGAGGCTCTACGGCATTAGTTTACGATTAAAGAAAGAGGACAAGCCTCCGGATTTTTGCCTCTGTTTTTTATAG
- a CDS encoding MGH1-like glycoside hydrolase domain-containing protein: MTSIQDTAEGKRLAEERENKKSNWKKWGPYVSDRQWGTVREHYSETVEAWDDFTHDQARSRAYRWGEDGIAGISDHHQNICFAIGLWNEKDSIIKERLFGLTGNEGNHGEDVKEYYFYTDNTPTHSYMSCLYKYPQAAFPYKELVDKNRDLKSNSKGAPEYELMNTGVFNENRYFDVAINYAKKSEEDILIQIAVSNRGAEPATLHLLPTLFFRNTWSWGYPNQNKADKSLKTVKSDPNLSVIEVVCNSENLGKRWLYCEGPKELLYTENETNKKILKWGENDSPYVKDGINDYIVSKGKAQTVNPNQVGTKASAHYELILAPGETKTVRLRFSPENLDSPFSDEFDTTFTQRKNDADEFYQAVCPYDIPDDVRSVQRQAFAGMLWSKQFYHYIVSDWLNGDPNPPKPPESRKSRRNKDWTHLFNEDIISMPDKWEYPWFAAWDLAFHTLPFALIDIEFAKKQLYLFTREWYMHPNGQMAAYEWNFGDVNPPVHAWAAWRVYKLEEKLYGQGDTNFLEDVFQKLSLYFTWWVNRKDANGNNVFEGGFLGLDNIGVIDRSNLDIKDAKIEQSDGTSWMAMFCLNMLKISSELAKQDKDLAKTYEKLRQKYQELVKEDADQELIATYQTLVKKTGRSNYEDMASKYFQHFLLIADAMNKVGGNDIDIWNDEDKFYYDILKAPGSNVSGANSNGALSMKVRSLVGLIPLFAVETIDKDIVKDYLNLDFQARMNWFVKNRPQLLNHQNIELRSSENQDETDPEKGLYLSLVNKERLQHILSKMLDSTEFLSDYGIRGLSKYHKDHPYVLWVQGKEQRLEYEPAESKIPMFGGNSNWRGPIWMPVNFLLIESLQKFHAYWGDDIKVKCPTATGEIKEMNLEEVSIELSKRITSIFLKKSGSNPSEDTTSESSSESSSSKPSSTEPWRPVYGGSEKFQKDPYWRDLILFYEYFHGDNGAGIGASHQTGWTGVVANLIQDLAEKSAFK; the protein is encoded by the coding sequence ATGACTTCAATTCAAGACACCGCCGAAGGCAAACGATTAGCAGAAGAACGTGAGAATAAGAAAAGCAATTGGAAGAAATGGGGTCCCTATGTGAGCGATCGCCAGTGGGGAACTGTTCGGGAACATTACAGCGAAACTGTTGAGGCATGGGACGATTTTACCCATGACCAAGCTCGTTCTCGGGCCTATCGTTGGGGTGAGGATGGGATTGCAGGGATATCCGATCATCACCAGAATATTTGTTTTGCGATCGGCCTGTGGAATGAAAAAGATTCCATCATCAAAGAAAGGCTGTTTGGTTTAACCGGCAACGAAGGGAATCACGGGGAAGATGTCAAAGAATATTACTTTTATACGGACAATACCCCCACTCACTCTTACATGAGTTGCCTCTATAAATACCCCCAAGCAGCTTTCCCTTATAAAGAGTTAGTTGACAAAAACCGAGATCTGAAATCTAACTCTAAAGGTGCTCCTGAATACGAGCTGATGAATACAGGAGTTTTTAATGAAAATCGGTACTTTGATGTTGCCATCAATTACGCCAAAAAGTCAGAAGAAGATATCCTGATCCAAATTGCAGTCAGCAATCGGGGCGCAGAACCAGCGACGCTCCATCTCTTGCCCACCCTGTTTTTTCGCAATACTTGGTCTTGGGGATATCCCAATCAGAACAAAGCGGATAAATCCTTAAAAACCGTCAAATCAGACCCTAACTTAAGCGTTATCGAAGTTGTATGCAACAGTGAAAACTTAGGAAAACGATGGCTGTATTGTGAAGGGCCAAAAGAACTACTCTATACCGAAAATGAAACCAACAAAAAAATATTAAAATGGGGGGAAAATGATTCCCCTTATGTTAAAGATGGCATCAACGATTATATCGTCTCCAAAGGGAAAGCCCAGACCGTCAATCCCAATCAGGTTGGAACCAAAGCCTCAGCCCATTATGAATTAATCCTGGCCCCTGGGGAAACCAAAACCGTGCGCTTGCGCTTCTCTCCAGAGAATTTGGATTCTCCCTTCAGTGATGAATTTGACACCACATTCACCCAGCGCAAGAATGACGCGGATGAATTTTATCAGGCAGTTTGTCCCTATGATATTCCTGATGATGTGCGGTCTGTGCAGCGCCAAGCTTTTGCAGGGATGTTGTGGAGCAAGCAATTTTATCACTACATCGTATCGGACTGGCTCAATGGAGATCCCAACCCGCCTAAACCCCCCGAATCTCGTAAATCCCGCAGAAACAAAGACTGGACTCATTTATTTAATGAGGATATTATTTCCATGCCTGATAAATGGGAATATCCTTGGTTTGCTGCCTGGGACTTAGCATTTCATACCCTGCCCTTTGCCCTGATTGATATCGAGTTTGCCAAGAAGCAACTCTATCTCTTCACCCGGGAATGGTATATGCATCCCAACGGTCAAATGGCCGCCTACGAATGGAATTTTGGGGATGTTAATCCGCCAGTTCATGCTTGGGCTGCATGGCGGGTTTATAAACTCGAAGAAAAACTTTATGGTCAAGGGGATACCAATTTTCTAGAAGATGTATTTCAAAAGTTATCCCTCTATTTTACCTGGTGGGTTAACCGGAAAGATGCCAACGGTAATAATGTCTTTGAAGGTGGCTTCTTAGGCTTAGATAACATTGGGGTAATAGACCGGAGTAACTTGGACATTAAGGATGCAAAGATTGAGCAGTCAGATGGAACAAGCTGGATGGCAATGTTCTGTTTGAATATGCTGAAAATTTCCAGTGAACTCGCTAAACAAGATAAAGATTTGGCGAAAACCTATGAAAAACTTCGCCAGAAATATCAGGAGCTAGTTAAGGAGGATGCAGATCAAGAGCTAATCGCCACTTATCAGACTCTGGTCAAGAAAACGGGCCGCAGTAACTACGAAGACATGGCATCTAAATATTTTCAACATTTTCTGTTGATTGCGGATGCGATGAATAAAGTAGGGGGGAACGATATCGATATCTGGAACGACGAGGACAAATTCTACTACGACATCTTGAAGGCTCCTGGGAGTAATGTATCAGGTGCGAACAGTAACGGTGCACTCTCCATGAAGGTGCGATCGCTAGTCGGATTAATTCCCCTGTTTGCAGTGGAAACCATTGACAAAGATATCGTCAAGGATTACTTAAACTTGGATTTCCAAGCTCGCATGAATTGGTTTGTCAAAAATCGCCCGCAACTTTTGAACCACCAAAACATCGAGCTTCGTTCCTCGGAAAATCAGGACGAAACAGATCCAGAAAAAGGCTTGTATTTGTCGCTGGTCAATAAAGAGCGGTTGCAACATATTTTGAGTAAAATGTTGGACTCAACCGAATTTTTGAGTGATTACGGAATTCGGGGTTTGTCAAAATACCACAAAGATCACCCTTATGTATTGTGGGTGCAAGGTAAGGAACAGCGCTTGGAATATGAACCCGCAGAATCCAAAATACCCATGTTTGGCGGTAACTCGAATTGGCGCGGTCCGATTTGGATGCCTGTGAATTTTCTCCTCATTGAGTCCCTCCAGAAGTTTCATGCTTACTGGGGAGATGATATCAAAGTTAAATGTCCCACCGCCACGGGGGAAATCAAAGAGATGAACCTGGAGGAAGTTTCCATCGAGTTATCGAAACGGATCACCAGTATCTTTCTGAAAAAATCGGGTTCTAATCCTTCGGAAGACACCACCTCGGAATCCTCCTCGGAATCCTCCTCATCTAAACCCTCCTCCACGGAACCTTGGCGACCCGTTTATGGCGGTTCAGAAAAGTTTCAAAAAGACCCCTACTGGCGTGATTTGATTCTGTTCTATGAATATTTTCATGGCGATAATGGGGCGGGAATTGGTGCCAGCCATCAAACTGGATGGACTGGAGTCGTAGCCAATTTAATTCAAGATTTGGCAGAAAAATCGGCGTTCAAATAA
- a CDS encoding GMC family oxidoreductase — MSPLHEFVISVDVETVSKTSYDVVIVGSGIAGAIVAKELSEQGKSVLILEAGQSKDLTLAGFQSYIDTFYSAAEKNSNAPYAKNPNALSPTDDDEYFVEKGPMRLSGSYTRVPGGTTMHWEGKTIRMLPEDFELRTKYGQGLDWPISYHDLMPYYNKAEYEIGVSGNKEEQEALGVPFDEGYVFPMEAMPPSYLDKKVMDKVKGTKVKLDEEEYELTFAGFPQGRNGVPNPKYDRGNPFVPEGVSSIHPVQYGERCQGNANCVPLCPAQAKYDARRTLTKAFQTGRVHLLCQAVAFKIEIEPENGRVTAVHYKRYEEPKNPAHKVGIAKGKLFVLATNAVENARLMLASDLPNENGLIGRYLMDHPFTLAWALMPEVTGTMRGPLATTGIATFRKGGFRQKQSAFAADIHNDGWGWATGSPYSEVTDAIDNKNKYGQELRDTLVNRISRQLLLAFMCELPPEPSNRVTIDAKYKDQLDNFRPVINFNIPDYSIRTLAYTRKLSRVIFQRLGAEDYTHYNPKDPAYFEFEGEGYFYKGGNHFSGTHIMGTNDKNSVVNSKLRSWAHENLFLVGSGSMPTIGSSNTSLTIAALSFMASEQMLKDLNA, encoded by the coding sequence ATGAGTCCCCTTCACGAATTCGTAATATCCGTTGATGTAGAGACGGTCTCAAAAACATCTTATGATGTAGTCATCGTCGGATCAGGGATTGCAGGAGCGATCGTTGCCAAAGAATTGAGTGAACAAGGAAAAAGCGTTTTAATTTTAGAAGCCGGACAATCGAAAGATTTAACCCTAGCCGGGTTTCAAAGTTATATTGACACCTTCTATAGTGCAGCGGAAAAAAATTCCAACGCTCCCTATGCCAAAAATCCAAATGCCCTGAGTCCGACTGATGACGATGAGTATTTTGTAGAAAAAGGCCCGATGAGGCTGAGTGGTTCTTATACCAGAGTCCCCGGTGGAACAACCATGCACTGGGAAGGGAAAACCATCCGAATGTTACCGGAAGATTTCGAGTTACGCACCAAGTATGGACAAGGGTTAGATTGGCCGATTAGCTATCACGACCTGATGCCCTACTACAATAAAGCCGAGTACGAAATTGGGGTTTCTGGGAACAAAGAGGAGCAAGAAGCACTGGGCGTTCCCTTTGATGAAGGCTATGTTTTTCCCATGGAAGCAATGCCTCCTTCTTACTTAGATAAAAAAGTAATGGACAAAGTTAAGGGGACTAAAGTCAAACTCGACGAAGAGGAGTATGAATTAACCTTCGCAGGTTTTCCTCAAGGTCGCAACGGTGTCCCCAATCCTAAATACGATCGCGGTAACCCCTTTGTCCCCGAGGGCGTCAGCAGTATTCATCCCGTACAGTATGGGGAACGATGCCAAGGAAATGCTAACTGTGTTCCCCTCTGTCCAGCTCAAGCCAAATATGATGCTCGTCGAACTTTAACCAAAGCCTTCCAAACGGGTCGGGTTCATTTACTCTGCCAAGCAGTCGCTTTCAAGATAGAAATCGAGCCAGAAAACGGTCGGGTAACTGCTGTTCACTACAAGCGATATGAAGAACCAAAAAATCCTGCTCACAAGGTCGGAATCGCCAAAGGAAAATTATTTGTCCTAGCCACAAATGCCGTAGAGAATGCTCGTCTGATGCTGGCTTCTGATTTGCCAAATGAGAATGGACTAATCGGGCGTTATCTGATGGATCACCCCTTTACCTTGGCTTGGGCTTTGATGCCGGAAGTAACCGGCACCATGCGCGGACCTCTGGCGACAACAGGAATTGCCACATTTCGTAAAGGCGGGTTTCGTCAGAAACAATCTGCCTTTGCTGCGGATATTCACAATGATGGTTGGGGATGGGCAACGGGTTCGCCCTACTCAGAAGTCACCGATGCGATTGACAACAAAAACAAATATGGACAAGAACTTCGCGATACTTTAGTTAATCGGATTTCCCGACAACTTCTGCTGGCGTTCATGTGTGAATTACCCCCAGAACCCAGTAACCGAGTCACAATTGATGCCAAATACAAGGATCAATTGGATAATTTTCGTCCCGTGATTAACTTCAATATCCCAGATTACAGTATCCGAACCCTGGCCTATACCCGCAAACTCTCTCGGGTGATTTTCCAACGGTTAGGAGCCGAAGATTATACCCACTACAATCCTAAAGACCCGGCCTATTTTGAATTTGAGGGAGAAGGTTACTTCTACAAAGGAGGAAATCACTTTTCTGGAACTCATATCATGGGAACCAATGACAAGAACTCCGTTGTCAATTCCAAATTACGGTCTTGGGCTCATGAGAATCTTTTCCTGGTTGGTTCAGGGAGTATGCCGACTATTGGCAGTTCCAATACCAGTTTGACGATCGCCGCCCTCAGTTTTATGGCATCGGAACAAATGCTGAAAGATTTAAACGCCTAA
- a CDS encoding ferritin-like domain-containing protein: MSKNDKLKLITTVKELRHYLKKALVLEHATIPPYITALYSMHPGKNLESFHIIRAVAVEEMLHLTLIANLYNAVGGDMKKTLTHPEFIQTYPTYLPTGAIDFKVGLNKFSPEAIDTFMKIERAEEVEDDKPLVVSRPVQEQYNFLTILDGKPSDTFYSIGLFYAEIIRGLYALHKEMGDALFCGDPSRQITPEYYYNGGGDIIPVTDLRSAIRAIKLIQEQGEGARSGTIYDAERELGHYYRFQQIKLGQYYVVDKDDPENSDRPDHPTGAKFTVDWDAVYPMKSNPHLSDYPEKSEIYTAAKEFYAHYRKFLGDLEKAFDGNPKELIPAVGGMFKLKESATALIRNPIPGMPGVNAAPIFRLD; encoded by the coding sequence ATGTCCAAAAACGATAAGTTGAAACTGATTACCACGGTAAAGGAGTTGCGTCACTATCTCAAAAAAGCGCTAGTGCTAGAACACGCAACGATTCCCCCTTACATTACCGCACTCTATTCCATGCACCCCGGAAAAAATTTAGAGTCGTTTCATATTATCCGGGCAGTTGCGGTAGAGGAAATGCTCCATCTGACCCTGATCGCCAATCTTTATAATGCGGTGGGCGGAGACATGAAAAAGACCCTGACCCATCCGGAGTTTATTCAGACCTATCCGACCTATCTCCCCACTGGCGCGATTGATTTTAAAGTCGGATTGAATAAATTTTCCCCCGAGGCGATCGACACATTTATGAAGATTGAGCGGGCAGAAGAAGTAGAAGACGATAAACCCTTAGTCGTGTCTCGACCCGTTCAAGAACAGTATAATTTTCTGACCATTCTGGATGGTAAACCGTCCGATACGTTTTACAGCATCGGATTATTCTATGCAGAGATTATTCGCGGCCTGTATGCACTCCATAAAGAAATGGGAGATGCCCTATTTTGTGGCGACCCCAGCCGACAAATTACGCCGGAATACTACTACAACGGTGGTGGAGATATTATCCCCGTGACCGATCTGCGTTCAGCCATTCGGGCTATAAAACTTATTCAAGAGCAGGGTGAAGGAGCACGAAGTGGGACGATTTATGATGCAGAACGAGAACTGGGCCATTACTATCGATTTCAACAAATCAAACTAGGACAATACTATGTGGTGGACAAGGATGATCCGGAAAATTCGGATCGTCCCGATCATCCCACCGGGGCAAAATTTACGGTAGATTGGGATGCCGTGTATCCGATGAAGTCCAATCCCCACCTGAGTGATTACCCCGAAAAATCGGAAATCTATACCGCAGCTAAAGAATTCTATGCGCATTACCGCAAATTCCTAGGGGACCTTGAAAAGGCTTTTGATGGAAATCCCAAAGAATTAATTCCGGCAGTGGGCGGAATGTTCAAGTTGAAAGAATCTGCGACCGCTCTAATTCGGAATCCCATCCCCGGTATGCCCGGGGTTAATGCCGCTCCCATATTCCGATTAGATTAA
- a CDS encoding pentapeptide repeat-containing protein: MNIATSFRQLSTLTLSIFVSLTLWIAPAHAFVGTDYNQLMLKNACVNCELSGVDLSGKDLYGSALNGANLSNANLSGALLKDAKLQTANLSGANLSNAEMSGITLSEANLTGANLSNAELENALMSKVDLTGADLTGADLIDAIISDANLSNASVTQAQLKKAILSRSNLSGADFSSSSMRDTKLADANLTSTNFHEADLFKSLMPDKTIYNGDVSRFGAVQ; the protein is encoded by the coding sequence ATGAATATTGCAACTTCATTTCGTCAACTTTCCACCCTAACCCTCTCCATTTTTGTGAGCTTAACCCTCTGGATTGCTCCGGCTCACGCTTTCGTTGGGACAGATTACAATCAGTTAATGCTGAAAAACGCCTGTGTCAACTGCGAATTATCCGGCGTGGATCTCTCCGGTAAAGATTTATATGGCAGCGCCTTAAATGGAGCGAATTTATCCAATGCCAATCTCTCCGGTGCACTACTCAAGGATGCAAAACTTCAAACAGCCAATTTAAGCGGTGCAAATCTCTCCAATGCTGAAATGTCAGGCATTACATTGTCAGAGGCTAACCTCACTGGAGCTAATCTTTCTAATGCTGAGTTGGAGAATGCACTCATGAGCAAAGTGGATTTAACCGGGGCCGATTTAACCGGGGCCGACTTAATCGATGCAATTATCTCTGATGCCAATTTGTCTAATGCTTCAGTCACCCAGGCCCAGTTAAAAAAAGCAATTCTGTCTCGCTCCAATTTATCCGGTGCAGATTTTTCCAGCAGTTCAATGAGAGATACAAAGTTGGCTGATGCCAATCTGACGTCCACGAATTTCCATGAAGCAGATCTGTTTAAGTCTCTGATGCCTGACAAGACTATTTATAACGGAGATGTCTCCCGGTTTGGGGCTGTTCAATAA
- the iolE gene encoding myo-inosose-2 dehydratase, which translates to MSITPPATAATARDNESVLISLVTPSSGAILNPTFDRNKIKLGITPTGWSNSDDRTIDLDPPIPFQQILSETALAGFKGSQMSPKYPQDLKELKRELGMRNLTISEPWVGTLFTVGKAQETFEEFDKQVAFMKEMNGNSIVVAELGGAVHQKPGADPLVDRPKFTDQQWSDLTEGLNQLGAIAQQNGMQLVYHPHIGTGVENFEDIDRLMSNTDSNTVKLLLDTGHLYYAGVDPLAVTKKYVNRIKHVHLKNIRQPILNESKKTGRGFLDSIRAGIFTVPGDSAGTVNFQPILQELAKANYEGWLMVEAEQDPNNAEPLQYALMARTYLRDQIGF; encoded by the coding sequence ATGAGCATTACTCCTCCCGCTACTGCTGCCACTGCCCGTGACAACGAGTCTGTTTTAATCTCTCTCGTTACCCCATCCTCCGGGGCTATTTTAAACCCCACCTTCGATCGCAATAAAATTAAGTTAGGGATTACCCCAACGGGGTGGAGTAATAGTGACGATCGCACCATTGATCTCGATCCACCTATTCCGTTCCAGCAGATTTTAAGTGAAACAGCCCTAGCTGGATTCAAAGGTTCACAGATGTCCCCAAAATATCCCCAAGACCTCAAAGAATTAAAACGGGAATTAGGAATGCGTAATTTAACCATTTCTGAACCTTGGGTGGGAACGCTGTTCACCGTAGGAAAAGCTCAAGAAACCTTTGAAGAATTCGATAAGCAAGTTGCCTTCATGAAAGAGATGAATGGTAACAGTATTGTGGTGGCTGAATTGGGAGGTGCAGTTCATCAAAAGCCTGGTGCAGACCCGTTAGTAGACCGGCCTAAGTTTACGGATCAGCAATGGTCAGATTTAACGGAAGGACTCAACCAACTTGGTGCGATCGCCCAACAAAATGGGATGCAATTGGTCTATCACCCGCATATTGGTACCGGCGTTGAAAACTTCGAGGATATTGATCGCCTGATGAGCAATACCGACTCTAACACCGTTAAACTGCTTCTGGATACAGGTCATTTATACTATGCAGGCGTTGACCCCCTAGCCGTCACCAAAAAATATGTCAACCGAATCAAGCACGTTCATTTAAAAAATATCCGTCAGCCGATTTTAAATGAATCCAAAAAAACCGGACGCGGATTTTTAGATTCAATTCGCGCCGGAATCTTTACAGTTCCCGGAGATTCCGCAGGGACCGTCAATTTTCAGCCGATTTTACAAGAGCTTGCCAAAGCCAACTATGAAGGATGGCTGATGGTGGAAGCGGAACAAGACCCGAATAATGCCGAACCGTTACAATATGCGCTGATGGCTCGGACCTACCTCCGCGACCAAATTGGATTTTAA
- a CDS encoding YybH family protein gives MSLRDREEIRRIFEEVYPSNVRSVDLMSYGEMYTEDAQWMPPDAPGCRGIQDILEGFAIQCAHQAIDPTFIAEEIEVMGDFGYVIGTSESTIHPKDGSPTHVVKYRALWLMRKERNSWKISRQIWNK, from the coding sequence ATGAGCTTGAGAGATAGAGAAGAAATTCGACGGATATTTGAAGAGGTTTATCCCAGTAATGTCAGGTCAGTTGACCTCATGTCCTATGGAGAAATGTACACAGAAGATGCCCAGTGGATGCCACCGGATGCCCCAGGGTGTCGCGGAATTCAGGACATTTTGGAAGGATTTGCCATTCAATGTGCCCATCAAGCGATTGACCCCACCTTCATTGCTGAAGAAATCGAAGTAATGGGGGATTTTGGGTATGTCATCGGGACATCGGAATCCACGATTCATCCCAAAGATGGCAGTCCTACTCATGTTGTTAAATACCGAGCGCTCTGGTTGATGAGAAAAGAAAGAAACTCTTGGAAAATTAGTCGGCAAATTTGGAATAAATAG
- a CDS encoding sugar phosphate isomerase/epimerase family protein, giving the protein MSSNGLIPQDVYLSFFMFTTNLKPHDHESRKRVLKHIKELTQIGYTGFEFPIAPSDNTDYSQEIQDYANLRRFLDDEGFRDVAITTNVGATPSCDPSSFDAEQRKQALQYLKARVDITAALRGEVMMGPIIVPYGAFLQDGNTPIWSDRLQDALARRYANAQPALQELGNYAEDKNVKLAIEPITHWETPGPNKLSQVLEFLEGVSNPQVGVVIDTAHEILDGEGPEIFAAQVSQLANDRRLHYVQVSAPDRGAVHTSWIPWESLFKPILAVYNGPVAIEVFNAIPEFVDSLRLSRRKFWIPGEDPENQYPSAYDIAQEAIKITRKKLTHIYNLD; this is encoded by the coding sequence ATGAGTAGCAATGGACTGATTCCGCAAGATGTCTATCTGAGCTTTTTTATGTTTACCACCAATCTGAAACCTCATGATCATGAGTCTCGGAAACGGGTGCTTAAACATATAAAAGAACTGACCCAGATTGGGTACACAGGCTTTGAGTTTCCGATCGCCCCCTCGGACAACACGGATTACTCACAAGAAATTCAGGACTACGCCAACCTGCGACGCTTTCTGGATGACGAAGGATTCAGGGATGTAGCAATTACGACTAATGTCGGTGCCACTCCAAGCTGTGATCCCAGTTCATTTGACGCAGAACAACGGAAACAAGCCTTACAGTATCTCAAGGCGCGGGTTGACATCACTGCCGCACTCCGGGGAGAAGTGATGATGGGACCGATCATCGTGCCTTACGGTGCATTTTTACAGGATGGGAATACACCGATTTGGAGCGATCGGCTACAAGATGCGTTAGCTCGGCGCTATGCCAATGCACAACCGGCTCTACAAGAGTTAGGAAACTATGCAGAGGATAAAAATGTCAAATTGGCGATCGAGCCGATCACCCACTGGGAAACTCCAGGTCCGAACAAATTATCTCAAGTGCTAGAGTTTCTGGAGGGCGTGAGCAATCCACAAGTGGGAGTTGTGATTGATACCGCTCACGAAATCCTTGATGGTGAAGGACCGGAGATTTTTGCAGCACAAGTGAGCCAACTGGCTAATGATCGCCGACTTCATTATGTCCAAGTCTCTGCACCCGATCGCGGTGCAGTTCATACCAGTTGGATTCCTTGGGAGTCCTTGTTTAAACCCATTCTCGCTGTGTATAATGGGCCAGTCGCGATCGAGGTTTTCAATGCAATTCCTGAGTTTGTGGACTCCCTGCGCCTGAGTCGTCGCAAGTTTTGGATACCCGGAGAAGATCCGGAGAATCAATACCCCAGTGCCTATGACATTGCTCAAGAGGCGATCAAAATCACTCGCAAGAAACTCACTCACATCTATAACCTTGACTAA